In one Zobellia galactanivorans genomic region, the following are encoded:
- a CDS encoding glycoside hydrolase family protein has translation MKTLSLVIAFAGICHLTACKNEKKTLSATETPAVSQVSEKSKISDYKIEFGKVSPKSIFRNDSLSIWGGSMVKGEDGLYHMFYSQWPKNIGWEWVNYSVIAHAVSESPFGPFRHKDVTLPDRGAEFWDGSTTHNPTVHKFNGKYYLYYMGNTGDKKIVSTPGKPKINWVHRNNQRIGVAVADSPNGPWKRFDKPVLDISHNDDALDALMTSNPSVCQMPDGKILMVYKAVGKKDPLPGGGPVVHMVAIADSPTGPFKKYPNPVFTFEGERFPAEDPYIWYQDGKFRAIVKRIKNDGKTREFSLVHYDSEDGIQWEKAKYFEISKRIVEWENGRTQQFEHLERPQVYMENGEPIALLCAADTLDAKGIRESFNIQIPLKIEKIAP, from the coding sequence ATGAAAACACTCAGCCTAGTCATTGCTTTTGCCGGTATTTGCCATCTAACGGCATGTAAGAACGAAAAAAAGACCCTCTCGGCAACCGAGACACCAGCAGTAAGCCAAGTATCGGAAAAAAGTAAAATCTCCGACTACAAAATAGAATTCGGAAAGGTCTCGCCCAAATCCATATTCAGAAACGACAGTCTCAGTATCTGGGGCGGTTCTATGGTCAAGGGCGAAGACGGACTTTACCATATGTTTTACTCCCAATGGCCTAAAAATATTGGTTGGGAATGGGTAAACTACTCCGTAATAGCCCATGCGGTATCAGAATCGCCCTTCGGCCCTTTTAGACATAAAGATGTTACCTTACCGGACCGCGGGGCGGAATTCTGGGACGGTTCTACGACCCATAACCCGACCGTACATAAGTTCAATGGAAAATATTACCTGTATTATATGGGGAATACGGGCGATAAAAAAATAGTAAGTACGCCCGGAAAACCTAAAATAAACTGGGTACACCGCAACAACCAACGCATAGGGGTAGCCGTAGCCGATTCGCCCAACGGCCCTTGGAAGCGGTTCGACAAACCTGTTTTGGACATATCTCATAACGACGATGCCCTTGATGCCTTAATGACCTCAAATCCGTCGGTATGCCAAATGCCCGATGGAAAAATCTTAATGGTCTATAAGGCCGTAGGGAAAAAAGACCCCTTACCAGGTGGTGGCCCCGTGGTTCACATGGTAGCCATAGCGGACAGTCCTACCGGTCCGTTCAAGAAATATCCCAATCCCGTTTTCACCTTCGAAGGCGAACGCTTTCCTGCCGAAGACCCATACATTTGGTATCAAGATGGTAAATTCAGGGCCATTGTAAAACGTATAAAAAACGACGGTAAAACACGAGAATTCTCTTTGGTACACTACGATTCGGAAGATGGTATCCAATGGGAGAAAGCCAAATATTTTGAAATTTCCAAGCGCATCGTCGAATGGGAAAACGGAAGAACCCAACAGTTCGAACATTTGGAACGTCCGCAAGTATACATGGAAAACGGCGAACCTATAGCTCTCTTATGTGCGGCCGACACCCTTGATGCCAAGGGAATTCGAGAGTCGTTCAACATTCAGATTCCTTTGAAAATAGAAAAAATAGCCCCCTAA
- a CDS encoding cellulase N-terminal Ig-like domain-containing protein, with the protein MKKILLAALLCASAYGSAQESTPDPKKFEPYVNQLGYNMGESKRFVCYGAEDDTPFQIINTRTSKTVFEGKILNNEGWFSGFNPTGSNDEYIIKVEGHGNSVPFSVADHLLETASSKLAYDFFVDARGFADLETYDMASVYGGGPTRDVGAYGLEAVFEVLQYASNPALFDNWKTELGDKKVADLIDLILWHAEFAYKYIDYNGPVKTRHGTLGYQGQPRMTYDYWNTLDQLAAVCAAYHSFLKPYLPEETYQKYRKACLDHWEAYDRHKVVRFWTYSTKWVDKGFQEFNEMGNAYGQSVFRNLFMYECERHEKDGNPEKFLKWAQSGASDIISNWDFNNPRHMWWIRNAEHITPQALSFFLLLAPDKAPEGTKEKLEAWALHMKQKSNNFWKYRKHSETEWAHPKTKELGGAPALGGSMFAVAHLLNDPDLRALGWAQTDFVFGVNPVGTHLSNKSEDRVKIGGYWPGVEKGWPQSHPHGYGELGKVRGTLDGSPLDGQFPIAEKLEAIEGKNEGRIFGKNAYATEGWGISNRGWQATVTFSTLGSHSLKVFDAKHKEEISSVKPGQNITIQLKAALNLDRNAIDQGWVLLKHGEETKKINLKESGANTGTFVGSFKIPKNSSVSFLVLSYGYLGLDKSVRLDVKN; encoded by the coding sequence ATGAAAAAAATACTACTGGCCGCCTTGTTATGCGCTTCAGCCTATGGTTCTGCGCAAGAATCAACACCTGACCCAAAAAAATTCGAACCCTACGTTAACCAATTGGGCTATAATATGGGCGAATCTAAACGCTTTGTCTGCTATGGCGCCGAAGACGACACTCCTTTTCAGATTATAAATACCCGTACGTCAAAAACGGTATTTGAAGGTAAAATCCTGAATAATGAAGGATGGTTTTCAGGGTTTAACCCCACAGGCTCAAACGATGAATATATCATCAAGGTTGAGGGCCATGGAAATTCGGTTCCATTTTCCGTAGCCGACCACCTTTTGGAAACCGCATCTTCAAAATTGGCCTATGACTTTTTTGTCGATGCCAGGGGGTTTGCCGATTTGGAAACCTATGATATGGCTTCGGTCTATGGGGGCGGGCCCACTCGTGACGTCGGGGCATACGGACTCGAAGCCGTCTTCGAAGTCTTACAATATGCCAGCAACCCGGCCCTCTTCGACAATTGGAAAACCGAACTGGGCGACAAAAAAGTGGCCGATCTTATCGACCTTATTCTTTGGCACGCCGAATTCGCCTATAAATACATTGACTATAATGGCCCCGTAAAAACCCGTCACGGCACCTTGGGCTATCAAGGACAGCCGAGAATGACATACGATTATTGGAATACCTTAGACCAACTGGCTGCCGTTTGTGCCGCCTATCATTCCTTCTTAAAACCATACTTGCCCGAAGAAACCTATCAAAAATATCGAAAAGCCTGTTTAGACCATTGGGAAGCTTATGACCGTCATAAGGTTGTTCGATTTTGGACGTACAGTACAAAATGGGTCGATAAAGGCTTTCAGGAATTTAATGAAATGGGCAATGCCTACGGGCAATCGGTCTTTCGTAACCTCTTCATGTACGAATGCGAAAGACATGAAAAAGACGGTAATCCCGAAAAGTTTTTGAAATGGGCGCAATCAGGCGCTTCCGATATCATTAGCAATTGGGACTTTAATAACCCCCGTCATATGTGGTGGATAAGAAATGCCGAACATATAACGCCACAGGCCCTGTCGTTCTTTTTATTATTGGCACCCGACAAGGCCCCTGAAGGCACAAAAGAAAAGCTGGAAGCCTGGGCACTTCATATGAAACAAAAGAGCAATAACTTCTGGAAATACCGCAAACATAGCGAAACCGAATGGGCCCACCCCAAAACCAAGGAATTGGGCGGGGCTCCGGCCTTAGGAGGCTCCATGTTCGCCGTGGCACATTTACTGAACGACCCTGATCTTCGTGCCTTGGGCTGGGCGCAAACCGATTTTGTTTTCGGTGTGAATCCCGTAGGAACCCATCTTAGCAACAAAAGTGAGGATCGCGTAAAAATCGGGGGCTATTGGCCGGGAGTCGAAAAAGGATGGCCACAGTCGCATCCACATGGCTACGGCGAACTCGGTAAGGTCAGGGGCACCCTAGACGGCTCGCCCTTAGACGGACAATTTCCCATTGCCGAAAAACTCGAAGCTATTGAAGGGAAAAACGAAGGTCGCATTTTCGGAAAAAATGCCTACGCGACGGAAGGTTGGGGTATCTCCAATCGAGGGTGGCAGGCCACAGTGACCTTCTCTACCCTAGGAAGCCATAGTCTCAAAGTTTTTGATGCGAAACACAAAGAGGAAATATCAAGTGTAAAACCAGGCCAAAACATTACCATTCAATTGAAGGCGGCCCTAAACCTTGACCGAAATGCTATTGACCAAGGATGGGTGTTGTTAAAGCATGGGGAAGAAACTAAAAAAATCAATTTGAAGGAAAGCGGAGCCAATACCGGAACCTTTGTTGGTAGCTTCAAAATACCGAAAAATTCGTCGGTAAGCTTTTTAGTTTTATCTTACGGCTATCTAGGCCTTGACAAATCGGTCAGGCTAGACGTGAAAAACTAA
- a CDS encoding glycoside hydrolase family 117 protein — protein sequence MQINLFLKQSTFSLLMALSLIACSEQKTETKSTPTEDSATTEHKVFPHKMPSEKPDMPLSAAAERMFSYPAPRVQDNELFSQFKYTRLKGFDYNNGDGTISRRDPSRPILVNGKYYIYYTKRDTKVPPIGWNRAKEATDEIPSTDWDLCEIWYATSEDGTTWKEEGVAIARPEKPKPGWRSVATPDILVWKGKYYLYYQAFNEPSGLRGDWCPVSVSYADSPDGPWTHGGDSVIPFGKKGEWDQDATHDPQPIVYKGKIHLYYKAAYNKWPDIRDKYAVGHGLAIADDPLGPFEKHPLNPVMTSGHETTYFPFKEGVATLAIKDGNERYTMQYAKDGVNFEIASVVSLAPTAAAPFAADAFTDSGNGRGVTWGLCHFTNASNNPKKGYSIIARFDCDLSLDVDDPFYKNTGVWHRPEVYFAQAPRKNLSPEGR from the coding sequence ATGCAAATCAATCTTTTTCTCAAGCAATCGACCTTTAGTCTTCTAATGGCCCTATCGCTTATCGCTTGTTCCGAACAAAAAACGGAAACCAAGTCGACCCCAACGGAAGATTCCGCAACTACGGAACACAAAGTATTTCCCCATAAAATGCCCTCCGAAAAACCGGATATGCCCTTAAGTGCCGCCGCGGAACGTATGTTCAGCTATCCCGCTCCCCGGGTACAGGATAACGAGCTTTTTTCGCAGTTCAAATATACCCGTCTTAAAGGCTTTGATTACAATAATGGGGATGGAACCATCTCTCGACGAGACCCCTCAAGACCCATTTTAGTGAATGGGAAATATTATATCTACTACACTAAAAGAGATACCAAAGTGCCCCCCATCGGTTGGAACCGTGCCAAGGAAGCTACCGATGAGATTCCATCTACCGATTGGGACCTATGTGAAATTTGGTATGCTACCAGTGAAGACGGAACAACATGGAAAGAAGAGGGTGTTGCCATTGCAAGACCCGAAAAGCCTAAGCCCGGATGGCGTTCAGTGGCTACACCCGACATCTTGGTTTGGAAGGGAAAATATTATCTATACTACCAAGCGTTTAACGAGCCGAGCGGACTAAGAGGCGATTGGTGCCCTGTTTCGGTTTCCTATGCAGATTCTCCCGACGGACCATGGACACATGGTGGCGACTCCGTAATTCCTTTCGGAAAGAAGGGCGAATGGGACCAAGATGCCACACATGATCCACAGCCCATAGTCTACAAAGGAAAAATTCACCTCTACTATAAGGCCGCCTATAACAAATGGCCCGATATTCGCGATAAATATGCCGTGGGACACGGTCTTGCCATTGCCGATGATCCATTAGGCCCATTTGAAAAACACCCCTTGAACCCCGTAATGACCTCCGGGCACGAAACCACCTATTTCCCCTTTAAGGAAGGAGTGGCCACATTGGCCATAAAGGATGGTAACGAACGATATACCATGCAATATGCCAAAGACGGTGTCAATTTTGAAATTGCCTCGGTAGTTTCACTGGCCCCAACCGCAGCCGCTCCTTTTGCCGCGGATGCCTTTACCGATTCGGGTAACGGAAGAGGGGTTACTTGGGGGCTATGCCACTTTACCAATGCTAGTAACAACCCTAAAAAAGGCTATTCGATCATCGCCCGATTCGATTGCGACCTAAGCCTTGACGTTGATGACCCATTCTATAAAAACACAGGGGTATGGCACAGACCAGAGGTTTATTTTGCCCAGGCACCCCGCAAAAACCTAAGTCCCGAAGGACGATAA
- a CDS encoding sulfatase family protein gives MKFSPFALVLVTLLSFNFSIAQNQDSKRPNVVLVFIDDEGYGDVGVYGATGFETPHIDQLAAKGTRFTNYYSAQPVCSASRAGLMTGCYPNRIGFSGALFPRHEIGLNKDELTMAEMFKEQDYKTACFGKWHMGWQKEFLPLQHGFDEFVGLPYSNDMWPHDSATGEHLSAEKNRAKFPDLPIIEGNKTIAYVKSLKDQDKLTTLYTEKAVDFINRNANEPFFLYVPHTMGHIPLGVSDKFRGKSEQGLYGDVMMEIDWSVGEIDKALKQNGIADNTIFIFTTDNGPWLNFGNHAGSSGGLREGKTTSWEGGQRVPFIIRWPGKTPEGTVSDKLACAVDLLPTFAAITNGKLSDNKIDGVDISPLWKGQFSETPRNTILYYHGKNNLNGVRKGNWKLVLPHTYSSYNTEPGNDGKGGKRIKTVVEQPELYNMMRDPGERYNVIAYHPEKVKELMLEVEKARKALGDLNVGIERGTENREIGKL, from the coding sequence ATGAAATTCAGTCCTTTTGCCCTAGTTCTAGTTACATTGCTGTCCTTTAATTTTTCCATCGCCCAAAACCAAGATAGCAAACGCCCCAATGTGGTTCTTGTTTTTATCGATGATGAAGGATATGGCGATGTAGGCGTCTATGGTGCCACCGGTTTTGAAACGCCCCATATCGACCAATTGGCCGCAAAAGGCACACGCTTTACCAACTATTACTCGGCACAACCTGTTTGTAGTGCTTCCAGGGCAGGTCTTATGACCGGCTGTTATCCAAATCGCATAGGGTTCTCGGGAGCGCTTTTCCCACGACATGAGATCGGCTTGAACAAAGATGAGCTTACCATGGCCGAAATGTTCAAGGAGCAAGATTATAAAACGGCCTGCTTCGGCAAATGGCATATGGGTTGGCAAAAAGAATTCTTGCCATTGCAACATGGGTTTGATGAATTTGTTGGCCTACCCTACTCCAACGATATGTGGCCGCACGACAGTGCTACGGGGGAACATCTTTCCGCTGAAAAAAATAGAGCTAAGTTTCCTGATTTACCAATTATTGAAGGGAACAAAACCATAGCGTATGTCAAAAGTTTAAAAGACCAAGACAAGTTGACAACCCTATACACCGAAAAAGCGGTAGACTTCATCAATAGAAATGCCAATGAGCCCTTTTTTCTATATGTACCCCATACCATGGGCCATATTCCCCTCGGCGTATCGGATAAATTTAGGGGAAAGAGCGAACAAGGCCTTTATGGCGATGTTATGATGGAAATCGATTGGTCGGTTGGCGAAATCGATAAGGCCCTTAAACAGAACGGTATAGCTGACAACACTATTTTTATTTTTACTACGGATAACGGACCTTGGTTGAATTTTGGAAACCATGCGGGCTCTTCAGGAGGTCTTCGCGAAGGTAAAACCACAAGCTGGGAAGGCGGCCAAAGAGTGCCCTTTATCATTCGCTGGCCAGGAAAGACCCCAGAAGGAACGGTCTCGGACAAATTGGCCTGTGCAGTAGATTTGCTTCCTACCTTCGCGGCGATTACCAATGGAAAACTATCCGACAATAAAATAGACGGCGTAGACATATCACCGCTTTGGAAAGGACAATTTTCAGAAACGCCTCGTAATACCATACTATACTATCACGGAAAGAACAACTTGAACGGAGTTCGAAAAGGCAATTGGAAACTGGTATTGCCCCACACCTACAGTAGCTATAATACCGAACCCGGCAATGATGGCAAAGGAGGAAAAAGAATAAAAACCGTAGTAGAGCAGCCCGAACTCTACAATATGATGCGCGATCCGGGGGAAAGATATAACGTAATCGCCTATCATCCCGAAAAAGTAAAAGAACTGATGCTAGAAGTTGAAAAGGCCCGTAAAGCATTGGGCGACCTGAACGTCGGCATTGAAAGAGGAACTGAAAACAGGGAAATCGGCAAACTCTAA
- a CDS encoding sulfatase family protein, translating into MKLNRLICLLAYLLPLITMAQEKKPNIVWIFSDDHSYQTIGAYGGRLQSLNPTPNIDKLAAEGMRFDKAYVENSICAPSRATLLTGKMSHLHKKKDNTKKTVFDHDQQQFQKILRQNGYQTAMIGKIHLPGKMQGFDYWEVLPGQGKYYNPDFITEEGDTNYKGEYVTDVITDRALNWLENERDQDKPFMMMVHHKAPHRNWDPAERYMSKYEDVEIPEPDNFFDDYATRTTAAHKQEMDIATSMNTHIDLKAEGDRYANDPRYKERYAKFAAAKLKGEALVKWKYQTYMKDYLRCIWSVDESVGQIMQSLKEQGLDENTIVIYSSDQGFYMGEHGWFDKRFMYEESFRTPLIVKWPGTVKPGSVNTDLVQNIDFAETFLDLADAPIPDDMQGKSVVPLLKGKSPKKWRKSIYYHYYEYPGAHAVRRHEGVANQRYKLIRFYGEDVPNGEEWEFYDLEKDPSEMNNIYGVSTVAKQISKMKKELAKLKLQYAIAE; encoded by the coding sequence ATGAAACTGAATCGACTCATCTGCTTGCTGGCCTATCTTCTACCTTTGATTACCATGGCCCAAGAAAAGAAGCCCAACATCGTCTGGATTTTTTCCGATGACCATTCCTATCAAACCATTGGTGCCTACGGTGGTAGGCTACAAAGTCTGAACCCAACGCCCAACATCGATAAATTGGCAGCGGAAGGTATGCGCTTTGACAAAGCCTATGTTGAAAACTCAATTTGCGCCCCCAGTAGGGCCACGTTGTTAACGGGAAAAATGAGCCACCTCCACAAAAAAAAGGACAATACCAAAAAGACCGTATTTGACCACGACCAACAACAGTTTCAAAAAATTCTTCGGCAGAACGGCTACCAAACAGCCATGATCGGCAAGATCCACCTTCCCGGAAAAATGCAGGGTTTTGATTATTGGGAGGTACTTCCTGGACAAGGCAAATATTACAACCCTGATTTTATTACCGAGGAAGGTGACACAAACTACAAAGGCGAATACGTTACCGATGTTATTACCGACCGTGCCCTGAATTGGTTAGAAAACGAACGCGATCAAGACAAGCCCTTTATGATGATGGTACACCACAAAGCACCACACCGTAACTGGGATCCGGCAGAACGCTACATGAGCAAATACGAAGATGTAGAAATACCCGAGCCCGATAACTTTTTTGACGACTATGCCACCCGCACTACGGCAGCCCATAAACAAGAGATGGACATTGCTACCAGCATGAATACCCATATTGACCTAAAGGCCGAAGGTGACCGCTATGCCAATGACCCGAGATATAAGGAACGCTACGCTAAATTCGCCGCAGCCAAGCTTAAGGGAGAAGCCTTGGTGAAATGGAAATATCAGACCTATATGAAAGACTATTTACGTTGTATCTGGTCCGTAGATGAAAGTGTGGGCCAGATAATGCAATCGCTTAAAGAACAAGGTCTAGACGAGAACACCATCGTTATCTACTCCTCTGACCAAGGCTTTTACATGGGCGAACACGGATGGTTCGACAAGCGCTTTATGTACGAGGAATCGTTTCGTACGCCCCTGATCGTAAAATGGCCGGGAACGGTAAAACCAGGAAGCGTAAACACCGACTTGGTACAGAACATTGATTTTGCAGAAACCTTTCTTGACTTGGCCGACGCCCCCATTCCAGATGATATGCAAGGAAAGAGTGTCGTACCCCTATTAAAGGGCAAATCCCCTAAAAAATGGCGTAAATCTATCTACTACCACTATTATGAATACCCCGGGGCCCATGCGGTCCGCCGCCATGAAGGTGTGGCCAACCAGCGTTACAAACTGATTCGTTTTTATGGGGAAGATGTGCCCAATGGGGAAGAATGGGAATTTTACGACTTAGAGAAAGACCCTTCGGAAATGAACAATATATATGGCGTATCTACAGTGGCGAAGCAAATTTCAAAAATGAAAAAAGAGCTCGCCAAATTGAAGCTTCAATATGCCATAGCCGAGTAA
- a CDS encoding glycoside hydrolase family 2, whose product MQLKSFVFHTLFLVFGICHAQTEKVDLPGEERMLLSGNWKFHAIYGEGSNYIDISETLEDIVIDNTDKDRVSVKGDWKTRSEGERGSGFLGTDYLQRDFKSGESDQNYVRYRPELPESGFYEAFVRFPFASHLTAEVNVNHAQGITAAYFNQRNRCDQWLSLGVFSFDKTLDSYVEVTAITASTVVADAVMFRPVSKEKMEEADIEKSSVFQVDFDDSNWKDLRVPGHWGMLNAYSNYTGKGWYRKTFELPKNWKSVSNERIRLKFDAVYHIARVFLNGELVGLHQGGFTPFEFDITDKLNYNGQNVLAVEADNNALVGATWNWGGIIREVHLIKNNDVRISYQYIHADPDLKKGSANLKLKVRIKNSSTRQRTVLLAAHIEEASSPVDLTYKVKVPANSTQEIQLATTLPATDVKLWHFDTPNLYHLTTTISENGQVLDTQKDRFGIRKIELTDSQLILNGEPVRLSGFNRVSDHRYWGSSEPQYLIDKDVDLMKNAGANFMRIMHGTQNKKLMDRCDEKGILIFEEVNVRELTNPEFTPPHYPLAKQWLKEMIERDVNHPSIIGWSVGNELKDHFDYAKETIDYVKKELDPYRLVTCVSNSGWRDSATPEKDPNTLVDIIMHNLYPFQGTPDKVFKTLRAKWPDKPIFISEYGIKPMATTSLDGDIPELSEWNDHLRGKNTYVIGASLWTFNDYRSGYAATSPEENRVWGLVNTWRQKRKLYHRIQKENSPLADLKIDGIDLKNGGAKVRITPKPVNGYPVYSLKGYTLEFTMYDKQGEILFSKTHSLPHIVPGGKPTEVAIDWQRYMTGMAQIHAAVISPNGYIRHQTSISLELPEKTSILAIEKGHGTVRVHYRPVFGADTYYVAYADGKGLERKSDTSTTHSIEIKDLDPEEEYAFSVIAQNSKGKSVPSGTRTTKANADVLPPMIWDAFLSDGKLVVGYSGAPDDVEYIVKYGLRDSYFPYKNSTRTKGMTVIDFEGDDPHFVSIKKKTKTGESDWSKPIHVYTIRNKERYRN is encoded by the coding sequence ATGCAGCTCAAATCCTTTGTATTCCATACGCTATTCCTAGTATTCGGAATTTGCCATGCCCAGACCGAAAAAGTCGACCTCCCCGGCGAGGAGCGGATGTTACTTAGCGGAAATTGGAAATTCCACGCTATTTATGGCGAAGGCTCGAATTACATTGATATTTCCGAAACCCTTGAAGATATTGTCATCGACAATACCGATAAGGACCGGGTTTCGGTAAAAGGAGATTGGAAAACCCGATCGGAAGGAGAACGCGGGTCCGGCTTTTTGGGTACCGATTATTTACAGCGTGACTTTAAATCCGGCGAGTCGGATCAAAACTATGTACGTTATCGTCCCGAATTACCCGAATCAGGGTTTTACGAAGCATTTGTCCGCTTTCCCTTTGCCTCACATCTAACGGCGGAAGTGAATGTCAACCATGCCCAAGGAATTACGGCTGCCTATTTTAACCAACGAAACCGTTGTGACCAATGGTTGAGCCTTGGGGTATTCAGTTTTGACAAGACTTTAGACAGCTATGTGGAAGTAACCGCCATCACGGCCAGTACCGTAGTTGCCGATGCAGTGATGTTCAGACCGGTATCGAAGGAAAAAATGGAAGAAGCGGATATTGAAAAGTCTTCCGTTTTTCAGGTTGATTTTGATGATTCCAATTGGAAAGACCTACGGGTACCCGGGCATTGGGGCATGCTCAACGCATATTCGAACTATACCGGTAAAGGCTGGTACCGGAAAACCTTTGAGTTGCCCAAGAACTGGAAATCGGTTTCAAACGAGCGGATTAGGTTAAAATTTGATGCCGTATACCACATTGCCCGAGTCTTCTTAAACGGGGAATTGGTCGGGCTACACCAAGGGGGCTTTACCCCATTTGAATTTGATATTACCGACAAACTAAATTATAACGGCCAAAACGTACTGGCCGTAGAAGCCGACAACAATGCCCTTGTAGGGGCTACTTGGAACTGGGGCGGCATCATTCGCGAGGTACATCTTATAAAAAATAATGATGTGCGCATCAGTTATCAATACATACATGCCGATCCCGACCTAAAAAAAGGTTCGGCAAACCTGAAGCTTAAGGTTCGAATCAAGAATTCATCGACTCGCCAACGTACCGTTTTGCTGGCTGCGCATATTGAAGAAGCCTCAAGTCCTGTTGATTTGACGTACAAGGTAAAAGTACCGGCCAACAGCACCCAAGAAATACAACTGGCCACAACCCTACCCGCCACCGATGTAAAACTTTGGCATTTTGATACCCCTAACCTATATCATCTCACAACAACGATATCGGAAAACGGGCAGGTTTTAGATACCCAAAAAGACCGATTCGGTATCAGAAAAATAGAGTTGACCGACTCCCAACTGATTTTAAACGGCGAGCCCGTACGCTTGTCCGGTTTTAATCGGGTTAGCGACCATAGGTATTGGGGCTCTTCCGAACCGCAATATTTGATCGACAAAGATGTAGACCTCATGAAAAATGCCGGGGCCAACTTTATGCGCATCATGCACGGCACCCAGAACAAAAAATTAATGGACCGCTGTGATGAGAAAGGTATTTTGATTTTTGAGGAAGTCAATGTGCGCGAACTCACCAACCCCGAGTTTACGCCCCCGCATTATCCCTTGGCCAAGCAATGGCTTAAAGAAATGATTGAACGCGATGTCAACCACCCCAGTATTATCGGTTGGAGCGTTGGCAATGAACTAAAAGACCACTTTGATTATGCCAAAGAAACGATTGACTACGTCAAGAAGGAACTAGACCCATATCGCTTGGTTACCTGTGTAAGCAACAGCGGATGGCGCGATTCGGCAACTCCCGAAAAGGACCCTAACACCTTAGTGGATATCATTATGCACAACCTCTATCCTTTTCAAGGGACTCCCGATAAAGTGTTTAAAACCTTACGCGCGAAATGGCCCGACAAACCGATATTCATCTCGGAATACGGCATAAAGCCCATGGCCACCACTTCCTTGGATGGCGACATTCCCGAACTATCGGAATGGAACGATCATTTAAGGGGCAAAAACACCTATGTAATCGGGGCATCGTTGTGGACGTTCAACGACTATCGGAGCGGTTACGCGGCTACTTCACCTGAGGAAAACCGAGTTTGGGGCCTGGTCAATACATGGCGACAAAAACGAAAGTTATACCATCGCATCCAAAAAGAAAACAGTCCCCTAGCCGATTTGAAAATCGATGGGATCGATTTAAAAAACGGAGGGGCCAAGGTAAGAATCACACCAAAACCCGTAAATGGTTACCCCGTCTATAGCCTCAAGGGCTATACGCTTGAATTTACGATGTATGATAAGCAAGGGGAAATTCTTTTTTCCAAGACCCACAGCCTTCCCCATATCGTTCCTGGTGGCAAGCCTACGGAAGTCGCTATCGATTGGCAACGGTATATGACCGGTATGGCCCAAATACATGCCGCGGTGATTTCACCCAACGGCTATATTAGGCACCAGACCTCGATCTCCCTTGAGCTTCCTGAAAAGACATCTATTCTCGCCATAGAAAAGGGGCATGGCACCGTACGCGTGCATTACCGGCCTGTTTTCGGAGCCGACACCTATTACGTCGCATATGCCGATGGAAAGGGCCTCGAAAGGAAGTCCGACACCAGCACGACCCATAGTATTGAAATAAAAGACCTCGACCCTGAAGAAGAGTACGCCTTCAGCGTAATTGCCCAAAATTCGAAAGGAAAAAGTGTTCCTTCCGGCACGCGTACCACCAAGGCGAACGCTGATGTACTTCCTCCTATGATCTGGGATGCCTTTCTATCGGACGGAAAGCTCGTCGTTGGCTATTCGGGAGCACCGGACGATGTGGAATATATAGTGAAATACGGTTTACGAGACAGTTATTTCCCCTATAAAAACAGTACGCGGACCAAGGGTATGACCGTCATCGATTTTGAAGGCGACGACCCCCACTTCGTGAGCATCAAGAAAAAGACCAAGACCGGAGAAAGTGATTGGTCAAAACCGATCCATGTTTACACGATAAGAAACAAGGAGAGATATAGAAACTAA